One window of Trifolium pratense cultivar HEN17-A07 linkage group LG5, ARS_RC_1.1, whole genome shotgun sequence genomic DNA carries:
- the LOC123885947 gene encoding uncharacterized protein LOC123885947 → MKGWSKVFAPTSKKKETLKRKKESSSDSDYDAAEDVPNISSPTPKQKLLQRKCPKMLNKLLRRLAVERELTKDALKCQDIFHCIKEAGLLKTVGDFSPCYELLVKEFLVNIPEECDNQLSKDYHKVYVRGKCINFSPTVINNYLGKSVEPKAELEVANDVMSYEITAGKVKVWPKNKLNVKYAILNRIGSTNWVPTNHATNVATSLGRFIYVVGTKVDYDYGSFIFDQTMKHIRSTAVKMPIAFPSLLCGIILDQYPDIKVVTDTPKKRETAFTFHHKLFGDHNVADHVGTSADGASTMTKMEIIAALKVQYREIDKQKDELEEKKKMFVKMIQGLEADDAPVKVSENVAAEGEPQDADDEVYDTATDAEDDDSDSSDEE, encoded by the exons ATGAAAGGATGGAGTAAAGTCTTTGCTCCCACTAGCAAGAAGAAGGAGACCTTGAAGAGGAAGAAAGAATCATCAAGTGATTCAGATTATGATGCTGCAGAAGATGTTCCAAACATCTCATCTCCCACACCTAAACAAAAGCTACTACAAAGAAAGTGCCCCAAAATGTTGAATAAGCTCCTT AGGAGACTAGCTGTGGAGAGGGAATTGACCAAAGATGCCctgaaatgtcaagacatctttcaCTGCATCAAGGAAGCTGGCCTGCTGAAGACTGTTGGTGACTTTAGTCCCTGTTATGAACTCCTGGTCAAAGAATTTCTTGTCAACATTCCTGAGGAGTGTGACAATCAACTGAGCAAAGACTATCACAAGGTGtatgtcagaggtaaatgtatcaatttttctcctacTGTGATCAATAATTATCTAGGAAagtctgtagaacctaaggctgagtTGGAGGTTGCAAACGATGTTATGAGTTATGAGATTACTGCTGGTAAGGTCAAGGTGTGGCCCAAGAACAAGTTGAATGTGAAGTATGCCATCCTGAATAGGATTGGGTCTACAAACTGGGTACCAACCAATCATGCAACAAATGTTGCAACAAGTTTGGGTCGTTTCATTTATGTTGTAGGAACCAAAGTAGATTATGATTAtggttcttttatttttgatcaaactaTGAAGCATATTAGATCCACTGCTGTTAAGATGCccatagcatttccatctttgttATGTGGGATCATTTTGGATCAATATCCAGAtatcaaggttgtgactgatACTCCTAAGAAAAGGGAAACTGCTTTCACCTTTCATCACAAATTGTTTGGAGATCATAATGTTGCAGaccatgttgggacatctgctgatGGAGCTAGTACTATGACCAAAATGGAGATCATTGCTGCTCTAAAAGTTCAATATCGGGAGATTGATAAACAGAAAGATGAGCttgaggagaagaagaaaatgttTGTGAAGATGATTCAAGGTCTGGAAGCTGATGATGCACCTGTCAAAGTTAGTGAAAACGTTGCTGCTGAAGGTGAACCCCAAGATGCTGATGATGAGGTCTATGACACTGCTACAGATGCGGAGGATGATGActctgatagcagtgatgaAGAATGA